The following proteins come from a genomic window of Halorussus halophilus:
- a CDS encoding GNAT family N-acetyltransferase, protein MFPERLETERLALTPLTSDHVDPLDFYELCSADAAHIEEVTESLPWEPHQTPKETKKFLDGLGQQWSDAQNAEYAVRVRPEEDDEIAGAVGLNPDWDRRTGELGIWLRKPFWGRGYYGEAFAELTRVAFERLDLELVEILHKHGNEKSQRATEKFTERFGGRHEGRFRNLWSGPEVADAHRYTISQAEYEQTR, encoded by the coding sequence ATGTTCCCCGAACGCCTCGAAACCGAGCGGTTGGCATTGACGCCGCTCACGTCCGACCACGTAGACCCACTCGACTTCTACGAACTCTGTTCTGCGGACGCAGCGCACATCGAGGAGGTCACCGAATCGCTACCGTGGGAACCACACCAGACGCCGAAGGAGACCAAGAAGTTCCTCGACGGACTCGGACAGCAGTGGAGCGACGCCCAGAACGCGGAGTACGCCGTGCGCGTCAGGCCGGAGGAAGACGACGAAATAGCGGGTGCGGTCGGTCTGAACCCCGACTGGGACCGTCGCACCGGCGAGTTGGGCATCTGGCTCCGCAAGCCGTTCTGGGGCCGAGGCTACTACGGCGAGGCGTTCGCCGAACTGACTCGCGTGGCGTTCGAACGTCTCGACCTCGAACTGGTCGAAATCCTCCACAAGCACGGCAACGAGAAGTCCCAGCGAGCGACCGAGAAGTTCACAGAGCGCTTCGGTGGCCGCCACGAAGGTCGGTTCCGAAACCTGTGGAGTGGACCCGAGGTCGCCGATGCGCATCGCTACACCATCTCGCAGGCCGAGTACGAGCAAACCAGATGA